Proteins co-encoded in one Setaria viridis chromosome 9, Setaria_viridis_v4.0, whole genome shotgun sequence genomic window:
- the LOC117835092 gene encoding serine/threonine-protein kinase Nek2 isoform X2, with the protein MDQYEVLEQIGKGAFGSALLVRHKLEKKKYVLKKIRLARQTDRTRRSAHQEMQLIATVRNPFIVEYKDSWVDKGCYVCIVIGYCEGGDMAEAIKRANDTHFSEEKLCQWLVQLLMALDYLHAHHILHRDVKCSNIFLTRDQNIRLGDFGLAKILTPDDLASSVVGTPSHMCPELLADIPYGNKSDIWSLGCCMYEMAALRPAFKAFDMQALINKITKSIVSPLPTRYSGAFRGLVRSMLRRSPEHRPSAAELLKHPHLQPYVLQVHLKSSPSRSMIHVHQSPSEKRMTFAGEPVYRSKGRRNSLGNERIVTLSKPSPERNSISSIPSIKDYTTTKGVKELSVDDSQVEEVTSKTVASRTSSIMRTPKTTPWKMMTTLKNRLEATQASYDRTSHIEFSTTPVDNRSARLARRASLPLPVFETPKRSSISILEQLESPDVSVNSPRIDRIAEFPLASYEEPPFPSSNKPSVSSAHGSCSAASPATPSFVDRSITKDKCTAQTLRATAADNGRRSVAGDEEDDDSSTGRNNATAAAAAISSRGSSGSSRRRQQQQQQRCRFDTTSYQQRAEALEGLLEFSAQLLQQERYEELGVLLKPFGPDEKVSPRETAIWLTRSFKETGL; encoded by the exons ATGGATCAGTATGAAGTGCTGGAGCAGATCGGTAAAGGAGCATTTGGCTCTGCTCTGCTGGTCAGGCACaagctggagaagaagaa GTATGTGTTGAAAAAGATCCGGCTTGCACGTCAGACAGACCGCACTCGCCGGTCTGCCCACCAGGAG ATGCAGCTCATTGCTACAGTGAGGAATCCATTCATTGTGGAGTACAAGGATTCATGGGTGGATAAG GGTTGCTACGTTTGCATTGTTATAGGGTATTGCGAGGGAGGAGACAT GGCGGAAGCTATTAAAAGAGCTAATGATACCCACTTTTCTGAGGAG AAGCTTTGCCAGTGGCTAGTGCAGCTTCTCATGGCTCTTGACTATTTGCACGCACATCACATTCTTCACCGTGATGTGAAG TGCTCCAATATATTTCTAACCAGGGACCAGAATATAAGACTTG GAGACTTTGGGCTTGCGAAAATATTGACCCCTGATGACCTAGCATCTTCG GTTGTAGGAACACCGAGCCACATGTGCCCAGAACTTCTTGCTGATATACCTTATGGTAACAAATCTGATATTTGGTCACTAG GATGCTGCATGTATGAAATGGCTGCACTCAGACCTGCATTTAAAGCTTTC GATATGCAAGCCCTTATTAACAAGATTACCAAGTCGATTGTATCACCTTTGCCAACAAGATATTCCGGTGCATT TCGGGGACTCGTTAGGAGTATGCTGCGGAGAAGTCCAGAGCACAGGCCAAGT GCAGCTGAACTACTGAAACACCCGCATCTACAACCATACGTGCTGCAAGTGCATTTGAAATCTTCCCCTTCTCGCAGCATGATTCATGTCCATCAATCTCCAAGTGAAAAGAGAATGACATTCGCCGGAGAACCTGTTTACAGAAGCAAGGGCAGGAGGAACTCTTTGGGAAATGAAAGGATAGTAACCTTGAGCAAACCTTCTCCGGAGAGGAATTCCATCAGCTCTATTCCGAGCATAAAGGACTACACCACCACAAAGGGTGTCAAAGAGCTATCTGTTGATGACAGTCAGGTTGAGGAGGTTACTAGTAAAACCGTAGCATCAAGGACCTCGAGTATCATGAGGACCCCAAAGACAACTCCATGGAAGATGATGACAACTCTGAAGAACCGGCTAGAAGCTACGCAAGCATCCTATGATAGGACAAGTCATATTGAG TTTTCAACAACACCAGTTGACAACAGGAGCGCTCGACTTGCCCGCAGGGCGTCGCTTCCTCTGCCGGTCTTCGAGACCCCCAAGCGCAGCAGCATCAGCATCCTGGAGCAGCTGGAGTCCCCTGACGTCTCCGTGAACTCGCCTCGCATCGACAGGATCGCCGAGTTCCCGCTCGCTTCCTACGAGGAGCCCCCGTTCCCGAGCAGCAACAAGCCCTCAGTATCATCCGCCCACGGGTCGTGCTCCGCGGCCAGTCCCGCCACGCCTTCGTTCGTGGACCGGTCCATCACCAAGGACAAGTGCACGGCCCAGACgctccgcgccaccgccgctgacAACGGCCGGAGGAgcgtcgccggcgacgaagaagacgacgactcGTCCACGGGCCGCAACaacgccacggcggcggcggcggcgatctcgAGCCGCGGGTCGTCGGGATcgtcgaggcggcggcagcagcagcagcagcagcggtgcCGGTTCGACACGACGTCGTACCagcagcgggcggaggcgctggAGGGTCTGCTGGAGTTCAGcgcgcagctgctgcagcaggagCGGTACGAGGAGCTGGGCGTCCTGCTGAAGCCGTTCGGCCCCGACGAGAAGGTGTCGCCCAGGGAGACGGCCATCTGGCTCACCAGGAGCTTCAAGGAGACGGGGTTGTAG
- the LOC117836604 gene encoding protein NETWORKED 1A, whose amino-acid sequence MAMTSPTNTRRKYSWWWDSHICPKNSKWLKENLSDMDSKIKLMIRIIEEDAESFAKRAEMYYRRRPELMTLLEELYRAYRALAERYDHAAGELRQAHRKIAEAFPDQVLMDLDDDLPAETASIETDMDNPDMSPYFLSFINASDSKKRNKDDQDHERLHKELASLLEENQNLKDRISSMLEHSNKAECEILRLKESLAQQEEEKEAAVSLCQQSTARLQNLKSEIVHTQEKFNRLKEEMQTGPQLLGNGDEHFFLLERANQDLHLELDNLKLLLKQKHDELNDKQTEMEKLHISTEEEHLKRMQAEMAQLSLEKQLLLAQDKLRHLALEKQSEVSKKKDIEESKAVLQKELEKILEENQKLNDQSHSSSAVIIRLQDEIISMKNMQRRLEEEVCQHLEEKNKLQHELSHLKEDRSDWERKHSSINEQIQSVNLNVESLQALAQELRDGNVELKEIVKNHESIELLHIDNLKQLERMSETNTQLEKSLSSAATELEGLREKKVALEESCMHLKSKIATHQSERAVLVAQIEVVSQTMEDLLEKNVFLENSLSDANAELESLRRKLKELKESSQALQNQNSILQYEKKTLAHQVDSITVTLLNLERQYKELERRHSDLQKEKDLVLDEVIKLQEQIRLERKEHEDSTHSSNTRFDALQNKISLLLEEGRNREVQLGEEELKIVKAQVEIFVMQQCLNDMAEVNSDISAQLRKKKETCKVQEGKMYSLSQHNQKLTEGIDSVVKVLHLDRKYESLDQMKLEIIMQLILTEISCLLNNISDAQDVKQNELVERSLVVTLLEHFGQEVADLRSERHALKQDQQTKNEELLQLQREKEELMKISDEFLEEVEARNHKVDELKAEAKFLVGRLSELQESRRSLQSEMTKLLQANSFLSSELNDSIEKQKVFEHDFSNLVTEAVSKDILSVIFRSLHEERTLQLKSLHNNFGCMQTAGSELYQEIKMMNKRLGEIEIENNYLGKELSRTMSVYGGSVVQTAGGKGHPGRRDSSLLNSDRKTQEDYHVNTEVEHKEFGDADFQESNEILQEEVFKLRNEVEMLRSKEKIVFDIKSCDEEIMKLLANMQMAIMNAALFKEKVLELIITCESFEISAMVQKEVLKEEIIQRNSYVDELKDKLNAVEIENRRLKVDLNGDFTMLGSLQTEVSALEEQTLSLTNDCLQPNKLRMEENVLSPEVLKTTMRSSGDENAMRMVKDMELQKLHGTIKALQKVVTDTGVLLEQERLDFNANLQEAKKQIEVLKLKEILDDDIIEMNYEQMLKDIQLDLIQTSSGRRTSPFGQEKKSVAQVDDKMVNLRAIVGPSRGHMAVDLRPPQSESFGTDNNQMVVKELSIDKQELPRLTAMEPHQEWKNKVVERLFSDAQRLNALQSSIQELKTNAETSEELELESVRYQIREAEGTIMQLIDTNSKLSKKAEEFTSADGLDAENTDLRSRHQRKILERARKMSEKIGRLEVEMQKVQQALLKYEEEQSSRKTSKALQRRSKVQLVEYLYGRRRDSRKQRSSPCGCMRAKTIDD is encoded by the exons ATGGCAATGACATCGCCAACTAATACAAGGCGCAAGTATTCATGGTGGTGGGACAGCCACATTTGCCCAAAGAACTCAAAATGGCTAAAAGAAAATCTTTCAG ATATGGATAGCAAAATTAAACTGATGATCAGGATAATTGAAGAAGATGCTGAATCATTTGCAAAAAGAGCAGAAATGTACTACCGAAGGCGACCTGAGCTGATGACCTTACTTGAGGAGTTGTACCGTGCATACCGAGCTTTAGCAGAAAGATATGATCATGCAGCAGGAGAACTTCGACAAGCACATCGAAAAATAGCAGAAGCATTTCCTGATCAGGTTCTAATGGACTTGGATGATGACCTCCCGGCTGAAACTGCTTCCATTGAAACTGACATGGACAATCCAGACATGTCTCCATATTTCCTCTCTTTTATCAATGCTAGTGATTCAAAAAAGCGTAACAAAG ATGACCAAGATCACGAGAGGCTCCACAAAGAGCTAGCAAGCTTGTTGGAGGAAAACCAAAACCTCAAGGATCGGATCTCATCCATGCTAGAGCACAGCAACAAGGCTGAGTGTGAGATCCTTCGCCTCAAGGAGTCCCTCGCTCAacaagaagaggagaaggaagctGCAGTTTCACTATGCCAACAATCAACTGCTAGATTACAAAACCTCAAATCTGAAATTGTGCATACCCAGGAGAAGTTCAACAGGCTTAAAGAGGAGATGCAAACTGGACCACAGCTTTTGGGCAACGGAGACGAACATTTCTTTCTGCTTGAAAGAGCTAATCAGGACTTGCACTTGGAGCTAGATAATCTGAAACTTTTGTTGAAGCAGAAGCATGACGAGCTAAATGACAAGCAAACCGAGATGGAAAAGCTTCATATCTCTACAGAAGAAGAGCATCTCAAGCGTATGCAAGCAGAAATGGCACAACTCTCTTTGGAGAAGCAATTACTACTGGCACAAGACAAACTGAGACATTTGGCTCTTGAGAAGCAGAGTGAGGTAAGCAAGAAAAAGGACATTGAAGAAAGCAAAGCTGTGCTTCAGAAAGAATTGGAGAAGATTCTGGAAGAGAACCAAAAGTTGAATGATCAAAGCCACTCTTCTTCAGCAGTGATAATTCGTTTGCAGGATGAGATAATTTCTATGAAGAACATGCAACGAAGACTGGAGGAAGAGGTCTGTCAACATTTGGAGGAAAAGAATAAACTTCAACATGAGCTTTCTCATCTTAAAGAGGATAGGAGTGACTGGGAGAGGAAACACTCTTCAATCAATGAACAAATACAATCTGTGAATTTGAATGTAGAATCGCTACAAGCATTGGCACAAGAGTTGAGGGATGGCAATGTTGAGCTGAAAGAGATTGTCAAGAACCATGAGAGCATTGAACTTCTGCATATTGACAACCTGAAACAGTTGGAGAGGATGTCAGAGACGAATACACAGTTAGAGAAGTCTTTGTCATCTGCAGCCACCGAGCTTGAGGGGTTGAGGGAGAAAAAGGTGGCATTAGAAGAATCGTGTATGCACCTCAAATCCAAGATTGCCACTCATCAGTCTGAGCGAGCTGTGCTTGTTGCTCAGATTGAGGTAGTTTCTCAGACCATGGAGGATTTACTGGAGAAGAATGTCTTCTTGGAGAATTCATTATCTGATGCTAATGCTGAACTTGAGAGTTTGAGGAGGAAGTTGAAAGAACTGAAAGAATCTTCACAGGCACTCCAAAATCAGAACTCTATACTTCAATATGAGAAGAAAACGCTTGCCCACCAG GTTGACAGCATCACTGTCACTCTACTGAATTTGGAAAGGCAATACAAAGAACTAGAAAGGAGGCACTCGGATCTGCAGAAGGAGAAGGACTTAGTGCTCGATGAAGTGATTAAGCTACAGGAACAAATCAGGCTTGAGAGGAAGGAGCATGAAGATAGTACACACTCAAGCAACACTCGATTTGATGCTCTACAGAATAAGATTAGCCTATTACTAGAAGAGGGCAGGAATAGAGAGGTGCAGCTTGGAGAAGAGGAGCTCAAGATTGTCAAAGCTCAGGTAGAGATATTTGTCATGCAACAGTGTTTGAATGACATGGCAGAAGTAAATTCTGATATCTCAGCACAGTTGcgaaagaagaaagaaacatgCAAGGTCCAGGAGGGTAAAATGTACAGCTTATCACAGCATAATCAGAAACTAACTGAAGGGATTGATTCAGTGGTGAAAGTGTTGCATTTGGATCGTAAGTATGAATCCTTAGACCAAATGAAGCTTGAAATCATCATGCAACTCATCTTGACTGAGATAAGCTGCCTGTTGAATAATATATCTGATGCCCAGGATGTGAAGCAGAATGAGCTGGTTGAGAGATCACTTGTTGTTACACTTCTCGAGCATTTTGGACAAGAGGTAGCTGACTTGAGGTCAGAGCGGCATGCCTTGAAGCAAGATCAGCAGACAAAGAATGAGGAACTGCTCCAGCTGCAGAGAGAAAAGGAGGAACTTATGAAGATAAGTGATGAGTTCTTGGAAGAGGTAGAGGCTCGTAACCACAAAGTGGATGAGCTGAAGGCTGAGGCAAAGTTCTTAGTTGGAAGGCTGTCAGAACTGCAAGAGTCCAGGAGGTCATTGCAAAGCGAGATGACCAAGCTGTTACAAGCGAACTCTTTTCTGTCAAGTGAATTAAATGACTCCATTGAGAAACAGAAGGTGTTTGAACATGACTTCAGCAATCTCGTTACTGAAGCAGTCAGCAAAGATATCCTCAGTGTGATCTTTAGAAGCCTTCATGAGGAGAGGACGTTGCAGCTGAAGTCTTTGCATAATAATTTTGGCTGTATGCAAACAGCAGGCAGTGAACTTTATcaggagatcaagatgatgaaCAAGAGGCTTGGAGAGATAGAAATCGAGAACAATTACCTTGGCAAAGAACTAAGTAGAACCATGAGTGTTTATGGCGGGTCTGTTGTGCAAACTGCTGGAGGAAAAGGGCATCCAGGCCGGAGAGATTCCAGTCTTCTGAATTCTGACAGGAAAACCCAAGAAGATTACCATGTAAACACGGAAGTGGAACACAAAGAATTTGGCGACGCTGATTTTCAGGAGTCAAATGAAATTCTGCAAGAGGAGGTATTTAAGTTGAGGAACGAAGTGGAAATGCTTAGGAGCAAGGAGAAGATTGTGTTTGACATCAAATCTTGCGATGAAGAGATCATGAAATTGCTGGCTAATATGCAAATGGCCATCATGAATGCAGCTCTGTTCAAGGAGAAGGTCCTTGAGCTCATCATAACATGCGAGAGTTTTGAGATAAGTGCCATGGTACAGAAGGAGGTGCTGAAGGAAGAAATCATACAAAGAAACTCATATGTAGATGAGCTCAAGGACAAACTGAATGCTGTTGAGATTGAAAACAGAAGACTGAAGGTTGATCTAAATGGTGATTTCACGATGTTAGGATCGTTGCAAACTGAAGTCAGTGCCCTGGAGGAACAAACCTTGTCCCTCACCAATGACTGCTTGCAACCAAATAAACTCAGAATGGAG GAAAATGTGTTATCACCTGAAGTTTTGAAGACCACCATGCGATCCAGTGGTGATGAAAATGCAATGAGGATGGTGAAGGACATGGAATTGCAGAAATTGCATGGAACAATCAAAGCACTTCAGAAGGTGGTCACAGATACTGGTGTCCTTCTTGAACAAGAGAGGCTTGATTTCAATGCCAATTTGCAGGAAGCAAAGAAGCAGATTGAGGTGCTGAAGCTCAAGGAGATCTTGGATGATGATATAATTGAAATGAATTATGAACAAATGCTAAAAGACATACAACTTGACCTCATCCAAACTTCTTCGGGCCGTAGAACTAGTCCATTTGGTCAGGAAAAGAAAAGTGTAGCACAAGTAGATGACAAAATGGTCAACCTTCGCGCCATTGTTGGGCCCAGCCGTGGACATATGGCTGTTGACTTAAGGCCACCTCAAAGTGAGTCATTCGGGACAGACAACAACCAAATGGTTGTGAAAGAGCTCAGCATTGACAAGCAAGAGCTACCGAGGTTGACCGCCATGGAGCCACACCAGGAGTGGAAAAACAAGGTTGTGGAAAGGTTATTTTCTGATGCGCAGAGGCTCAATGCCCTCCAGTCCAGCATCCAAGAACTTAAAACAAATGCCGAAACATCTGAAGAGCTTGAACTTGAGAGCGTCAGATACCAAATAAGAGAAGCTGAGGGTACCATCATGCAGCTAATCGATACCAACAGCAAGCTATCCAAGAAGGCTGAGGAGTTCACGTCTGCTGATGGTCTTGATGCGGAAAACACCGACTTGAGGAGCAGACATCAGCGTAAGATCTTGGAGCGTGCGAGGAAGATGTCTGAGAAGATTGGGAGGCTGGAGGTGGAAATGCAGAAGGTCCAGCAGGCTCTGCTGAAATACGAGGAGGAGCAGAGTAGCAGAAAGACTTCAAAAGCCCTGCAGCGGCGATCCAAAGTGCAGCTCGTAGAGTACCTCTATGGTCGAAGGCGGGACAGTCGCAAACAGCGAAGCTCGCCCTGTGGTTGCATGAGAGCGAAAACCATCGACGACTAA
- the LOC117836491 gene encoding leucine-rich repeat extensin-like protein 6 — translation MAPLSGPTTGKRALGHLLLLCLILPCLSQPLPAPSPSPAAAPPPTLPLSPFNDRLDAAYIALQAWKHAITEDPKNLTANWCGPFVCNYTGVFCTAAPDDPHILTVAGVDLNHGRIAGFLPDHLGLLADVALLHLNSNRFHGTLPGSMQHMRLLYELDVSNNLLSGAFPSFLTSLPSLKYLDLRFNKFDGDLPDAVFGGKLSLDAIFANNNRFNVTLSSRTLANSTASVIVLANTELAGCLPPSIGDMADTLVELVLLNTSISSCIPPEIGKLKKLKVLDLSHNELAGELPESVGDMESLEVLNVGYNQLSGVVPESICLLPKLRNLTVTGNYFCGEPVSCLHVPLRDDRMNCIPEWPHQRTHEECIAFEHRPPVHCGADGCILHHPL, via the coding sequence ATGGCGCCTCTGTCAGGTCCAACAACGGGCAAGAGAGCTCTCggacacctcctcctcctctgcctcatCCTTCCATGCCTCTCCCAACCACTCCCGGCTCCTtccccctcgccggcggcggcgccgccgcccacgctgCCCCTCTCGCCGTTCAACGACCGCCTCGACGCGGCGTACATCGCGCTGCAGGCGTGGAAGCACGCCATCACCGAGGACCCCAAGAACCTGACCGCCAACTGGTGCGGCCCCTTCGTGTGCAACTACACGGGCGTCTTCTGCACGGCGGCGCCCGACGACCCGCACAtcctcaccgtcgccggcgtcgACCTCAACCACGGCCGCATCGCGGGGTTCCTCCCCGACCACCTGGGGCTCCTCGCCGACGTGGCGCTCCTCCACCTCAACTCCAACCGCTTCCACGGCACGCTCCCGGGGTCGATGCAGCACATGCGGCTCCTCTACGAGCTCGACGTCAGCAACAACCTCCTCTCCGGCGCGTTCCCGTCGTTCCTCACGTCGCTGCCGTCGCTCAAGTACCTCGACCTACGCTTCAACAAATTCGACGGCGACCTCCCCGACGCCGTGTTCGGCGGGAAGCTCAGCCTCGACGCGATCTTCGCCAACAACAACCGCTTCAACGTGACCCTGTCGTCGCGGACGCTGGCCAACTCGACGGCGTCGGTCATCGTGCTCGCCAACACCGAGCTCGCCGGCTGCCTGCCGCCGAGCATCGGCGACATGGCCGACACGCTGGTGGAGCTGGTGCTCCTCAACACCAGCATCAGCTCCTGCATCCCGCCGGAGATCGGCAAGCTGAAGAAGCTCAAGGTGCTGGACCTCAGCCACAACGAGCTCGCCGGGGAGCTGCCGGAGAGCGTCGGCGACATGGAGAGCCTCGAGGTGCTCAACGTGGGGTACAACCAGCTGTCCGGCGTGGTGCCGGAGAGCATCTGCCTGCTGCCCAAGCTCAGGAACCTCACCGTCACCGGCAACTACTTCTGCGGCGAGCCGGTGTCCTGCCTCCACGTGCCCCTGCGCGACGACCGGATGAACTGCATCCCCGAGTGGCCACACCAGCGCACGCACGAGGAGTGCATCGCCTTCGAGCACCGCCCGCCGGTGCACTGCGGCGCCGACGGCTGCATTCTTCATCACCCGCTGTGA
- the LOC117835092 gene encoding serine/threonine-protein kinase Nek2 isoform X1: MDQYEVLEQIGKGAFGSALLVRHKLEKKKYVLKKIRLARQTDRTRRSAHQEMQLIATVRNPFIVEYKDSWVDKGCYVCIVIGYCEGGDMAEAIKRANDTHFSEEKLCQWLVQLLMALDYLHAHHILHRDVKCSNIFLTRDQNIRLGDFGLAKILTPDDLASSVVGTPSHMCPELLADIPYGNKSDIWSLGCCMYEMAALRPAFKAFDMQALINKITKSIVSPLPTRYSGAFRGLVRSMLRRSPEHRPSAAELLKHPHLQPYVLQVHLKSSPSRSMIHVHQSPSEKRMTFAGEPVYRSKGRRNSLGNERIVTLSKPSPERNSISSIPSIKDYTTTKGVKELSVDDSQVEEVTSKTVASRTSSIMRTPKTTPWKMMTTLKNRLEATQASYDRTSHIEQFSTTPVDNRSARLARRASLPLPVFETPKRSSISILEQLESPDVSVNSPRIDRIAEFPLASYEEPPFPSSNKPSVSSAHGSCSAASPATPSFVDRSITKDKCTAQTLRATAADNGRRSVAGDEEDDDSSTGRNNATAAAAAISSRGSSGSSRRRQQQQQQRCRFDTTSYQQRAEALEGLLEFSAQLLQQERYEELGVLLKPFGPDEKVSPRETAIWLTRSFKETGL; the protein is encoded by the exons ATGGATCAGTATGAAGTGCTGGAGCAGATCGGTAAAGGAGCATTTGGCTCTGCTCTGCTGGTCAGGCACaagctggagaagaagaa GTATGTGTTGAAAAAGATCCGGCTTGCACGTCAGACAGACCGCACTCGCCGGTCTGCCCACCAGGAG ATGCAGCTCATTGCTACAGTGAGGAATCCATTCATTGTGGAGTACAAGGATTCATGGGTGGATAAG GGTTGCTACGTTTGCATTGTTATAGGGTATTGCGAGGGAGGAGACAT GGCGGAAGCTATTAAAAGAGCTAATGATACCCACTTTTCTGAGGAG AAGCTTTGCCAGTGGCTAGTGCAGCTTCTCATGGCTCTTGACTATTTGCACGCACATCACATTCTTCACCGTGATGTGAAG TGCTCCAATATATTTCTAACCAGGGACCAGAATATAAGACTTG GAGACTTTGGGCTTGCGAAAATATTGACCCCTGATGACCTAGCATCTTCG GTTGTAGGAACACCGAGCCACATGTGCCCAGAACTTCTTGCTGATATACCTTATGGTAACAAATCTGATATTTGGTCACTAG GATGCTGCATGTATGAAATGGCTGCACTCAGACCTGCATTTAAAGCTTTC GATATGCAAGCCCTTATTAACAAGATTACCAAGTCGATTGTATCACCTTTGCCAACAAGATATTCCGGTGCATT TCGGGGACTCGTTAGGAGTATGCTGCGGAGAAGTCCAGAGCACAGGCCAAGT GCAGCTGAACTACTGAAACACCCGCATCTACAACCATACGTGCTGCAAGTGCATTTGAAATCTTCCCCTTCTCGCAGCATGATTCATGTCCATCAATCTCCAAGTGAAAAGAGAATGACATTCGCCGGAGAACCTGTTTACAGAAGCAAGGGCAGGAGGAACTCTTTGGGAAATGAAAGGATAGTAACCTTGAGCAAACCTTCTCCGGAGAGGAATTCCATCAGCTCTATTCCGAGCATAAAGGACTACACCACCACAAAGGGTGTCAAAGAGCTATCTGTTGATGACAGTCAGGTTGAGGAGGTTACTAGTAAAACCGTAGCATCAAGGACCTCGAGTATCATGAGGACCCCAAAGACAACTCCATGGAAGATGATGACAACTCTGAAGAACCGGCTAGAAGCTACGCAAGCATCCTATGATAGGACAAGTCATATTGAG CAGTTTTCAACAACACCAGTTGACAACAGGAGCGCTCGACTTGCCCGCAGGGCGTCGCTTCCTCTGCCGGTCTTCGAGACCCCCAAGCGCAGCAGCATCAGCATCCTGGAGCAGCTGGAGTCCCCTGACGTCTCCGTGAACTCGCCTCGCATCGACAGGATCGCCGAGTTCCCGCTCGCTTCCTACGAGGAGCCCCCGTTCCCGAGCAGCAACAAGCCCTCAGTATCATCCGCCCACGGGTCGTGCTCCGCGGCCAGTCCCGCCACGCCTTCGTTCGTGGACCGGTCCATCACCAAGGACAAGTGCACGGCCCAGACgctccgcgccaccgccgctgacAACGGCCGGAGGAgcgtcgccggcgacgaagaagacgacgactcGTCCACGGGCCGCAACaacgccacggcggcggcggcggcgatctcgAGCCGCGGGTCGTCGGGATcgtcgaggcggcggcagcagcagcagcagcagcggtgcCGGTTCGACACGACGTCGTACCagcagcgggcggaggcgctggAGGGTCTGCTGGAGTTCAGcgcgcagctgctgcagcaggagCGGTACGAGGAGCTGGGCGTCCTGCTGAAGCCGTTCGGCCCCGACGAGAAGGTGTCGCCCAGGGAGACGGCCATCTGGCTCACCAGGAGCTTCAAGGAGACGGGGTTGTAG